GGGCGCCTGGAGGCCTGGCTGGCGGCCCGGGGGTTTCCGGCGGTGCGCCTCCGGGTTCAGGGCGCCGGGGTGCGCCTGGAGCTCCCCCCGGAGCGTTGGAGCGACTTCCTGTCCTCTCCGGTGCGGACTGCCTTCACGGCCTGCTTGGCCCGGGAAGGCTGGCACCATTTTGAGCTGGCGGCCCTGAGGCCGACGGCATAAGAGAGGGGAAGAAGACTCTTTTACTTGGCTACCACCAGAAAGGAGGGCACCCGCAATGTTCACGGTGCTTTTCTTATGTACGGAGAATGCCTGCCGCTCCCAGATGGCGGAGGGGCTGGTGAATCACGACCTGGCGGGGGAGGTGAAGGCCTTCTCCGCCGGGGTGCGGCCCACCCGGGTCAACCCCCGGGCCATCCGGGCCATGGCGGAGCTGGGGATTGACATCAGCGGGCATTATTCCAAATCAGTGGACGACCTGGCCGGCCAGACATTCGACCTGGTGATCACCGTGTGTGATGCGGCCCAGGAGCAGTGCCCCTTCTTCCCCGGCCCCACCCAGGTGATCCACGTAGGCTTCCCCGACCCCGCCAAGGCCACCGGCAGCGAGGAGGAGATCATGGCCCAGTTCCGGAAAGTCAGGGATGACATGCGGGCCAAGCTCATTCCCCTGATCCGGGAGAAGGCCCGTAAACCCAAATGAGCGGCGGGATCCGTGGCCTGGGAGTCTTTTCCGGCGGCCTGGACAGCATGCTGGCCGCCCGGGTGCTCATCGAGCAAGGGGTGGAGGTGGAGCTCATCACCTTCGTCACCCCCTTTTTCGGGCCTGAGCGGGCCCGGAAGTCCGCCGCCATCCTGGGCCTGCCCCTGCGGGAGGTGGATATCACCGAGAAGTACTACCCTC
The sequence above is a segment of the Desulfobaccales bacterium genome. Coding sequences within it:
- a CDS encoding arsenate reductase ArsC, with product MFTVLFLCTENACRSQMAEGLVNHDLAGEVKAFSAGVRPTRVNPRAIRAMAELGIDISGHYSKSVDDLAGQTFDLVITVCDAAQEQCPFFPGPTQVIHVGFPDPAKATGSEEEIMAQFRKVRDDMRAKLIPLIREKARKPK